A genomic segment from Aquila chrysaetos chrysaetos chromosome 11, bAquChr1.4, whole genome shotgun sequence encodes:
- the PRAP1 gene encoding proline-rich acidic protein 1: protein MECPTAVRLCGITLLLGAALSLPAPGGTQAPSNTGWKDLAAEQALAKEIILGIRAVEPPEEGEISEEVEPGIKVFSSSAWAQWGPHQAQVGPEEDRDHLHHPQDDAREADGHGSPWVLSLGVQSGPEEDRDHFHHS, encoded by the exons ATGGAGTG CCCGACAGCTGTGCGGCTCTGCGGCATCACCCTCCTGCTGGGCgctgccctctccctgcctgcacccggCGGCACCCAG gcTCCGAGCAACACTGGGTGGAAGGACCTGGCTGCGGAGCAGGCTTTGGCCAAGGAAAT CATCCTGGGCATACGAGCTGTGGAGCCGCCGGAGGAGGGCGAGATCTCCGAAGAGGTGGAACCAGGTATAAAGGTCTTCTCCAGCAGCGCCTGGGCTCAGTGGGGCCCCCACCAAGCCCAGGTGGGACCGGAGGAGGACCGTGACCACCTCCACCATCCCCAGGATGATGCCAGGGAGGCCGATGGCCATGGGTCACCCTGGGTGCTGTCCCTGGGGGTGCAGAGTGGCCCGGAGGAGGACCGCGACCATTTCCACCACAGCTGA
- the ECHS1 gene encoding enoyl-CoA hydratase, mitochondrial, translated as MAASLRAVLRSAAAARRRALLPPPPRPLLRARACSAGAPFQYLAVQKTGARQSVGLIQLNRPQALNALCEGLMEELRRALEDLENDSQVGAIVITGSQKAFAAGADIKEMQNKTFQECYSSSFLAGWDKVSTVRKPIIAAVNGYALGGGCELAMMCDIIYAGEKAQFGQPEILLGTIPGAGGTQRLTRAVGKSLAMEMVLTGDRISAVEAKEAGLVSKVFPAEKLLDAAIACAEKIASNSKLVAAMAKESVNAAFETTLAEGTRTEKRLFYATFATGDRKEGMTAFVEKRKANFTDS; from the exons ATGGCTGCCTCGCTGCGCGCGGTcctccgctccgccgccgctGCGCGCCGCCGCGcgctcctcccgccgccgccccgccccctcctccGGGCGCGGGCCTGCAGCGCCG gggccCCGTTCCAGTACCTGGCGGTGCAGAAGACAGGGGCGCGGCAGAGCGTGGGCCTGATCCAGCTGAACCGGCCTCAGGCGCTGAACGCCCTCTGCGAGGGGCTGATGGAGGAGCTGCGGAGGGCGCTGGAGGACCTGGAGAACGATTCGCAGGTGGGGGCCATTGTCATCACCGGCAGCCAAAAAGCCTTTGCAG CTGGCGCCGACATCAAGGAGATGCAGAACAAAACTTTCCAGGAGtgctacagcagcagctttctcgCCGGTTGGGACAAGGTCTCCACTGTCCGCAAACCCATCATTGCTGCTGTCAACGGCTACGCT CTGGGCGGCGGGTGTGAGCTGGCCATGATGTGTGACATCATCTACGCCGGGGAGAAGGCGCAGTTTGGGCAACCTGAAATCCTGCTGGGGACCATCCCAG GTGCTGGAGGGACGCAGAGGTTGACCAGGGCGGTGGGGAAGTCGCTGGCAATGGAGATGGTCCTCACCGGGGACCGGATTTCAGCAGTGGAGGCGAAGGAGGCAG GTCTGGTCAGCAAAGTCTTCCCTGCGGAGAAGCTGCTGGACGCAGCCATTGCCTGCGCTGAGAAGATTGCCAGCAACTCCAAGCTGGTGGCCGCCATGGCAAAGGAGTCGGTCAATGCTG CCTTCGAGACAACGCTGGCAGAGGGGACCAGGACAGAGAAGCGGCTTTTTTACGCCACCTTCGCCACC GGCGACCGCAAGGAAGGGATGACAGCGTTTGTGGAGAAGCGCAAAGCAAACTTCACTGACAGCTAA
- the SPRN gene encoding LOW QUALITY PROTEIN: shadow of prion protein (The sequence of the model RefSeq protein was modified relative to this genomic sequence to represent the inferred CDS: deleted 1 base in 1 codon), with translation MRRSAAACWALMLLAAAFCDAVAGKGGRGGARGAARGGARGAARGRVKAAVPRYGSAGAALRVAGAAAAGAAAGVAAGAALRRARPAGEPEAGDGAEYRDGNWTAAASAWTSAAPAWDPLGWAVSWLWPLAAVLRR, from the exons ATgcggcggagcgcggcggcgTGTTGGGCGCTGATGCTGCTGGCCGCCGCCTTCTGCGACGCGGTGGCCGGCAAGGGCGGGCGCGGTGGCGCCCGGGGGGCcgcccgcggcggggcccggggggCCGCCCGCGGCCGGGTGAAGGCGGCGGTGCCCCGTTACGGCTCGGCA GGGGCGGCCCTGCGGgtggcgggggcggcggcggcgggagcggcggccggCGTGGCGGCAGGGGCCGCCCtgcgccgggcccggccggccggcgAGCCGGAAGCGGGCGACGGCGCCGAGTACCGCGATGGCAACTGGACGGCCGCCGCCAGCGCCTGGACCTCCGCCGCCCCGGCCTGGGACCCGCTGGGCTGGGCCGTGTCCTGGCTCTGGCCCCTGGCTGCCGTCCTCCGCCGCTGA